CTGCTGGGGGTAGCGGCCACGCGCCAGGTCTGGGTCAAGCTGTCGGCGCCCTACCGTTCGAGCGACGCCATCGCCGCCGACGCGGCGCCGCTGCTGCTCAAGGCTTTCGGCCCAGAGCGCCTGGTCTGGGGCAGCGACTGGCCGCACACGGCCTTCGAGGGCAAGGTCTCGCACCGTACGCTGCGCGCCCAACTCGACGGCTGGGTCCCGGACGCGGAAGCCCGCCGCATCATCCTGACGGAGACGCCGGCAAAGTTGTTCCGTTTCTGAACCCCGGTGCGGCGGGCCGCCCAAGAACGGCCCGCTGCCCTCCCTACTTCCCGCCAAACAGCTTGACGACCGCCGTCAGCTGTTCCGCGCCGAATCCGGCCGCGGCAGCATCGGCAAACACCTGTCGCGCCGCGGCGATCGTCGGCGCCGCGGCGTCCGAACCGGCGGCGCGCAGCACATAGCCGAAATCCTTCTCGACCAGTTCGACCGGAAACTGCGGACGGAAATCACCCGCGAGCATCGACGGCAAGGCCCGCGACGCATAAGGACTCCACACGGCTGTCGAACTCACGATCTCGAGCGCGCGCGCCGGATCCATGCCATTGCGCTGCAGGATGCCGACGAGCTCGGCGATCACCGTGACCTGCACGCCAAGCAAGGTGTTGGTCGCCAGTTTCACCAGTGCACCGCTGCCGACCGGCCCGGCGTAATGCGCCGCCGACCCCATCGCCTTGAGCACCGGCTCCACCTGCGCGAACACCGCCTGATCGCCGCCGACAAGGAAAATCAGCTGCCCGGCATCGGCCTGCGGACGCGAGCCCGAGACCGGCGCATCGAGAAAACGGATGCCCTGCGCCTCGATGGCGGCGCCGAGCGTGCGACTGCCCTCGAAGGACAGCGTCGAGCTGTCGATCGCCACCGCCCCGGCTTTCATGCCGGCGAGTGCCCCCTTGTCGGCATCGAGCCAGACTGCGCGCGAGGCCTCGTCGTCGCGCACCATGACGATCACCACATCGGCGCCGGCAACCGCCTCGCGCGGTGTCGCCGCCAGGCGGGCGCCGCGGCTGACGAGTTCGACGCCCGCCGCCGGCGTGCGATTCCAGACAG
The uncultured Propionivibrio sp. DNA segment above includes these coding regions:
- a CDS encoding NAD(P)-dependent oxidoreductase, translating into MMQIAFLGLGAMGSRMAAHLMSAGYPLTVWNRTPAAGVELVSRGARLAATPREAVAGADVVIVMVRDDEASRAVWLDADKGALAGMKAGAVAIDSSTLSFEGSRTLGAAIEAQGIRFLDAPVSGSRPQADAGQLIFLVGGDQAVFAQVEPVLKAMGSAAHYAGPVGSGALVKLATNTLLGVQVTVIAELVGILQRNGMDPARALEIVSSTAVWSPYASRALPSMLAGDFRPQFPVELVEKDFGYVLRAAGSDAAAPTIAAARQVFADAAAAGFGAEQLTAVVKLFGGK